One Vitis riparia cultivar Riparia Gloire de Montpellier isolate 1030 chromosome 4, EGFV_Vit.rip_1.0, whole genome shotgun sequence genomic window carries:
- the LOC117913215 gene encoding uncharacterized protein LOC117913215, giving the protein MVSERDIEVDPDKINAILDMPVSRTEKEIRGFLGKLQYISRFIARLIDILPPMLGRPLLLYLSVSDMALGCMLAQLDDFEKEQAIYYLNSLRYLFDRPALTGRLMRWLILLKKFNIHYVSQKSIKGSIVADYLVSLSITKSRPVDDDFPDEEFIIMTSLSGWRMYFDDAANHSWFGIGVLLISPQGDYIPRPVRLTFLDQYPTTNNIVEYEACILSLGTTLELGIRQMKVFGDSNLVLRQIQGD; this is encoded by the exons atggtcagtgagcgggATATAGAGGTTGACCCAGATAAGATCAatgccatacttgacatgcctgtgtcgaggactgagaaagagatcagAGGTTTTCTAGGCAAGTTACAGTACATCAGTCGTTTCATAGCAAGATTGAtagacatat TGCCTCCTATGCTAGGACGTCCACTTCTTCTGTACttgtcagtttcagacatggccttggGATGCATGCTAGCTCAACTCGATGACTTCGAGAAGGAGCAAGCTATTtactatttga ATTCGTTGAGGTATTTGTTTGACAGACCCGCATTGACTGGTAGATTGATGAGATGGCTCATACTTCTGAAAAAGTTTAATATTCATTATGTTTCTCAAAAGTCTATTAAGGGAAGTATTGTCGCTGATTACTTGGTCTCATTATCAATAACTAAGAGTAGACCAGTTGAcgatgattttccagatgaggagttCATTATTATGACTAGCTTATCAGGTTGGCGTATGTACTTTGATGATGCAGCCAACCACTCATGGTTTGGGATAGgtgttttgttgatatccccCCAAGGTGATTATATTCCGAGGCCAGTTCGCTTGACGTTTTTAGATCAATATCCAACCACGAACaacatagttgagtatgaggcttgtattcTTAGTTTAGGGACTACATTGGAGCTTGGCATTAGACAAATGAaggtatttggtgactccaatctcgTACTTAGACAGATTCAGGGTGATTAG